The following DNA comes from Rhizobium lusitanum.
GTGATGCGCCCATTGGTCTTGTGGGTTGCGCGTACCGGTGCAGAGCGTGACGAGCGGAATAGAAAGGGCGGCCGCCGTCTCAATCACGACGGCAAGCTGGCGGAGCCCTGCTTGCCGCACCGAGATATCCGGATGAGCCATATTGTAGGTTCCGGACAGGGCGACCAGCGAAATGCCTGTCGTTTCAGCTGCTGCTTCGATCGCTTTTATGACGGAGCCCGGCACGGCGTCGGGCATGGATGGCAGTCCGCAGCATGCGAGGTTAAACTGGGTGGCCGCGTAGCCGCTGTCGCGCACTGCCGACAGGACGCTTAGGGGATCGGTTCCCGGAAAGGTCTTGGCGAAGATCCCGAGCTGCATCAGACAGCCCCCGTCACGGATGTCAGCTCGACCCGCTCGCCGGTCTCCACCGACCGGGCGATTGCGACCATGGCACGGATGGAAGCAATGCCGTCCTCGACATTGGCGCCGCGCATCGGAGCGCCGTTCAATGCGGTATCGGCGAGACCCTCGAGCTGGCGGCGGAAGAAGTGCCCGTCCGCGCCAAGCGGCTTCCGGCTCGTCGCATCCTTCTCATGGAAGATCTCGACTTCGCTGGATCGGAAATACCAGGGATTGAAGGTCTTCGCGAGCACGGAGCCATTCTCGCCATAAAGCTGGAAGCCCTCGTGCCAATCCATGCGGACGGCGACTGTCAGGTCTAGATGGCCGAGGGCACCATTGGTAAATTCAGTTTCCACGAACCAGCAATAGGCCCCGGCACGCTCCAGCAGGCGCGCGCGGACGGCAACGATATCGCCGCAGAAGAAGCGGGCGGTGTCGACCAGATGCGAACCATGCGCCAGCATGAAATATTGCCTGAGATCGGCCTTCGGATTGCCGCCCGGCTTGCGCGCAAGCTTGCTGGTTACTGGCAGCGGCTGTACTGCGTCGGTGTTGGTGTAGCGGTGTGTGGAGTCGCAATACCATGCCTTCAGCGCGAAAATCTCACCGATATCGTCGCGCACGAAGTCGCGCGCGGCCTCCAGCGCCGGATCGAAACGCTTCATATGCCCGACCTGCAGGATCTTGCCGGAGCGCTTGACGGCATCGGCAAGCTGTTGCCCTTCCTCAACGGACACGCCGATCGGCTTTTCGCAGAGCACATGCTTGCCAGCCTCAAGCGCCTTGATGGACATCGGCACATGATAGGCGTCGGAAGTGGCGACGATCACGGCCTCCAGCTCTGGGTCGGCGAGCATGGCGTCGTAGTCGCTGAACATCTTCTGCGGCTCGTAGGTAGCGCCCATGCGTGCCAGCAGATCGGGCGCTGCGTCGCAGATCGCATAGAGATCCGCATTCCTGGCCTTCACGCAGGATTCCAGATGCGCGAATTGGGCAATCGGCCCGCAGCCGAGCACACCCACGCGGAGACGGCGATTTTCCTTCTGGATCATGTCAAGCTCCGTAGCTGCGCATGGTGTCGCGGTTGGTCTTCACTGCGGTGACGGGATCGGCGCCAGCCGCATCGGATTCCTCTTCCAGCACCAGCCAGCCGTTGAAGCGTGGCGCCTTCGCCACGAGATCGATCACCGACGGCGTATCGAGGACGCCCTTGCCGAGCATCGCCCAGCGGTCATTGGCATCGACATCCTTGAGGTGCAGATAGCGGATGCGATCCTGATAGGTGCGCATCGTATCTAGGATGTCCTCGTGCCCGCGCAGGATATGGCCGGTATCGGGAACCCAGCCGACCAGAGCGGGATCGAGAAGCGCGAAGATCCGGTCGTAGTCGGCGCGGTCGAAGAGCAGGGTATTGTGGTGCGAACTTGGATGGACGGCGATATCGACGCCGGATGCCTTTCCGAGCGCGCCGGCGCGGTTGTAGAATTCGGCAGCAATGGCAAACTTGTCGTCACGCGGTCCTTCCGAGACAACCGTTGCCGATCCGATCGACACGAGCGCGCTGGGAAACTGTGCGGCATAGTCGATCCAGCGCTGCGTCGTCGCCAGATCATCGTTGATTGCCTCGGCAACCGTGAAGCCGCTTTTGGAACCGAAGGCGAAGGAGACCAGCTGCAAGCCGCTATCCTTCAGGGCTCGGGCGAAGTCGCCCGGCTTTGCAGCATAGTGGCCGATCATCGTGTCGGTGATTTCGATGCCCGAATAACCGCCGGCGGAAATTGCCGAAAGCAGGTCGTCGGGTGTTCCGGTCCAGGCCTTGCCGAGCATCTCCCATGTAAACGTCTGGCAGCCGACCTTCAGATCGCTAGTCATGTCACTATTCCTTGATTCCGCCCTGTGTCAGGCCTTCGATAATGTGTCGTTGGAAGAAGAGGACCAACACGATCAGCGGCACGGTGACGACCGCCGAAGCTGCGGCGATGTCTCCCCAGGGCACGTAGTATTGGTTGGTGAAATTGGCGATGCCCACAGGTATGGTCTGGGTGCCGCTATCCGATGTGAAGGCGAGCGCGAACAGAAACTCGTTCCAGGCGGTGATGAAGGCGAGCAGGCCCGTCGTCACCAGGCTCGGCAGCGACATCGGCAGGATGATATGCCAGAGCAGGCCGATAACGCCGACGCCATCCATGCGCGCGGCCTCGTCGATCTCGCGCGGCAGCGTCTCGAAATAGCCGAACAGGACCCAGGTCACCAGCGGCAGCCCGAGTGCCAGATAGGTGATGATGAGCGCAGTGTAGGTGTCCAGTAGCCCGAGGTCGGAGGCGAGCAGGTAGAGCGGGCCGACGAGCGCGATCTGCGGGAACATCGAGACCGAGAGGATCACTGTCAGGATCCCGAAGCGTCCCTTCACATCGAGACGCGACAGCGCAAAAGCGGCGAGCGAACCGACAATCAGGCAGAGGGCCGTGGTCGCCAGCGAGACGACCAGCGAATTCCATAGGTAATGATGCAGGCCCTTTTCCACGAAGGCATTGTAGTAATGCTCCAGCGTGAACGGGCTCGGGATCAGAGACGGCGTTCCCTCAGTCAGTGCCCTGTCAAGCTGGAACGATGTCGAGAACTGCCACAGGAACGGGCCGGCGGACCAAATGAGAATGAGGAGCGCGCCGAGATAGATCATCACGCTTTGAAAAGGGGAGCGGGTGTCGTTCATGTCGTCTTCCTGATCTGCCGGACGAGGAAGAGGCAGAACACCACGGCGATCAGCCCTTCGGTGATGAACATTGCGGTCGAGACGGCCGAGC
Coding sequences within:
- a CDS encoding carbohydrate ABC transporter permease codes for the protein MNDTRSPFQSVMIYLGALLILIWSAGPFLWQFSTSFQLDRALTEGTPSLIPSPFTLEHYYNAFVEKGLHHYLWNSLVVSLATTALCLIVGSLAAFALSRLDVKGRFGILTVILSVSMFPQIALVGPLYLLASDLGLLDTYTALIITYLALGLPLVTWVLFGYFETLPREIDEAARMDGVGVIGLLWHIILPMSLPSLVTTGLLAFITAWNEFLFALAFTSDSGTQTIPVGIANFTNQYYVPWGDIAAASAVVTVPLIVLVLFFQRHIIEGLTQGGIKE
- a CDS encoding sugar phosphate isomerase/epimerase family protein; protein product: MTSDLKVGCQTFTWEMLGKAWTGTPDDLLSAISAGGYSGIEITDTMIGHYAAKPGDFARALKDSGLQLVSFAFGSKSGFTVAEAINDDLATTQRWIDYAAQFPSALVSIGSATVVSEGPRDDKFAIAAEFYNRAGALGKASGVDIAVHPSSHHNTLLFDRADYDRIFALLDPALVGWVPDTGHILRGHEDILDTMRTYQDRIRYLHLKDVDANDRWAMLGKGVLDTPSVIDLVAKAPRFNGWLVLEEESDAAGADPVTAVKTNRDTMRSYGA
- a CDS encoding Gfo/Idh/MocA family protein, which codes for MIQKENRRLRVGVLGCGPIAQFAHLESCVKARNADLYAICDAAPDLLARMGATYEPQKMFSDYDAMLADPELEAVIVATSDAYHVPMSIKALEAGKHVLCEKPIGVSVEEGQQLADAVKRSGKILQVGHMKRFDPALEAARDFVRDDIGEIFALKAWYCDSTHRYTNTDAVQPLPVTSKLARKPGGNPKADLRQYFMLAHGSHLVDTARFFCGDIVAVRARLLERAGAYCWFVETEFTNGALGHLDLTVAVRMDWHEGFQLYGENGSVLAKTFNPWYFRSSEVEIFHEKDATSRKPLGADGHFFRRQLEGLADTALNGAPMRGANVEDGIASIRAMVAIARSVETGERVELTSVTGAV